The following proteins are encoded in a genomic region of Anomaloglossus baeobatrachus isolate aAnoBae1 chromosome 6, aAnoBae1.hap1, whole genome shotgun sequence:
- the ZHX1 gene encoding zinc fingers and homeoboxes protein 1 — MASKRKTKTPCMVLTSEHDTDLGVASDGEECPPQPAPAEPPVPESTVPESVSSEEDALDHDSDNQQSKVVEGGYECKYCSFQTTDLNMFTFHVDSEHPNVVLNSSYFCVECNFLTKRYDSLSEHNTKYHPGEDNFKLTMVKRNNQSIFEQTVNDLTFDGSFVQEENQDQSESNSAISISKTPIMKIMKDKSEKKRISVQQNASEDGTEENDSIKETEPKVKSQESRDSKPTTVAPEPAKKSATVITSPQELPSTVITPANVLQPGVAQVITTLQAQQNILSKVLIPINSIPTYNAALDSNPLLLSNYNKFPYPTVSEITLLASQSKCTEEQIKIWFSAQRLKHGVSWTPEEVEDARRKQFNGTVHTVPQTITVFPAHISSAANGLPSILQTCQIVGQPSLVLAQVGGTNTIPVTTPIALTVAGVPTTAQFQASQLPQTQVLTEAKRVAAIPSAQLPKQEPTMITDIFGMRSKKTKEQLTALKISYLKNPFPSNYEIDRLIRFTGLTKGEIKKWFSDTRYNQRNAKGSHGIHFPSDGGTIIIDSSDEMTESPTPPVVTPHRRQNWNAFPDFTPQRFKEKTVEQLQILEESYHRNNVPTDEELNKLRVLSKLTRREIDAWFAEKRRMTSIKDEPRVFIEEENIKEEMDSENAYVKAGAALASKLVKKSPQQLNILKNFFVRNQWPNGDDYAKLTEETGLSKSDIVGWFGDSRYSAKNNNLKWYYQYQVNGNLSPNAVNGQGFVRKRGRGRPRGRGRGRPRGRPKGSRKSNTWESAPAPVKHKTGKALLKDYYLMHKYLNEEDLDELVAKSHMGYEQVREWFSDRLQREDAGLDPFEIEDEEDFLDDQDDEEEIDTDDSDTWEPPRHVKRKLSKMED; from the coding sequence ATGGCAAGTAAACGAAAAACAAAAACTCCTTGCATGGTGCTCACAAGTGAACATGATACCGATCTAGGAGTCGCCTCTGACGGGGAGGAATGCCCACCTCAGCCCGCTCCAGCAGAGCCACCCGTACCAgagagcacagtgccagagagcgTATCAAGTGAGGAAGATGCCCTAGATCACGATTCCGACAATCAGCAAAGTAAAGTTGTAGAAGGCGGTTACGAATGTAAATACTGTTCATTTCAGACAACTGACCTAAATATGTTTACCTTTCATGTGGACTCCGAGCATCCCAACGTTGTACTAAATTCTTCCTATTTTTGTGTGGAGTGTAATTTTCTCACCAAACGGTATGATTCACTTTCCGAGCACAACACGAAGTATCATCCCGGAGAGGATAACTTTAAGTTGACTATGGTCAAGCGCAACAATCAATCAATATTTGAACAAACGGTCAACGATTTAACATTCGACGGAAGCTTTGTGCAAGAAGAAAACCAAGATCAATCCGAGTCAAACTCCGCAATATCCATCAGTAAGACCCCGATAATGAAAATTATGAAGGACAAATCAGAAAAGAAACGAATCAGCGTACAGCAAAATGCATCCGAAGACGGCACTGAAGAAAACGACTCAATAAAGGAGACTGAGCCAAAAGTAAAATCACAAGAAAGTAGAGATTCAAAGCCAACTACGGTGGCTCCTGAGCCTGCGAAAAAAAGTGCAACCGTCATAACAAGTCCTCAAGAATTACCAAGTACTGTTATCACTCCGGCTAATGTTCTGCAACCTGGGGTGGCCCAAGTGATCACCACTTTACAGGCGCAACAAAACATCCTTTCCAAAGTCTTAATCCCTATCAATAGCATTCCTACTTACAATGCCGCATTAGATAGCAACCCTCTTCTGCTGAGTAACTACAACAAGTTTCCATACCCAACAGTTTCCGAGATCACCCTTCTCGCGTCACAATCCAAATGCACAGAGGAACAAATTAAAATCTGGTTTTCTGCACAACGACTAAAGCATGGCGTTAGCTGGACACCCGAAGAGGTAGAGGATGCTCGAAGAAAGCAATTTAATGGCACAGTACACACGGTCCCACAAACAATTACGGTTTTCCCAGCCCATATTTCTTCAGCTGCCAATGGACTGCCTTCTATTTTACAGACGTGCCAAATAGTTGGCCAGCCAAGCCTTGTACTTGCTCAAGTTGGTGGAACGAACACAATACCGGTGACAACACCAATAGCGCTGACCGTGGCCGGTGTCCCAACGACCGCCCAATTCCAGGCGAGCCAACTTCCCCAAACCCAAGTGTTGACGGAAGCAAAGAGAGTGGCCGCTATTCCCAGCGCCCAGCTTCCCAAGCAGGAGCCCACCATGATAACAGACATATTTGGGATGCGCTCAAAGAAAACAAAAGAACAGCTGACCGCCCTCAAAATTAGCTATCTAAAGAACCCATTTCCAAGTAATTATGAAATTGACCGGCTAATAAGGTTCACTGGATTGACAAAAGGTGAAATCAAGAAATGGTTTAGCGACACTAGGTACAACCAAAGAAATGCCAAGGGGAGCCACGGCATCCATTTCCCGAGCGATGGCGGAACTATAATTATTGATTCTAGCGATGAAATGACCGAATCCCCCACTCCTCCTGTGGTGACACCGCATCGTAGGCAAAACTGGAACGCTTTCCCGGATTTTACCCCGCAAAGATTCAAAGAGAAGACCGTGGAACAGTTACAAATTCTGGAGGAAAGCTATCACCGAAACAACGTACCGACAGATGAAGAGTTAAACAAGTTAAGGGTTCTTAGCAAACTAACGAGACGAGAAATTGATGCTTGGTTTGCTGAGAAAAGGCGAATGACTAGCATAAAGGATGAGCCCAGAGTTTTTATCGAGGAAGAAAATATTAAGGAAGAGATGGATTCTGAGAATGCTTATGTGAAAGCCGGGGCTGCTCTTGCTAGTAAACTTGTGAAGAAGTCCCCTCAGCAACTAAACATCCTTAAAAACTTCTTTGTTCGCAACCAGTGGCCCAACGGGGACGATTACGCGAAACTGACGGAGGAGACTGGTCTTTCAAAAAGTGATATAGTCGGGTGGTTTGGAGACTCCAGGTACTCTGCTAAAAACAATAATTTGAAGTGGTATTACCAATATCAAGTGAACGGCAATCTCTCCCCTAATGCTGTCAACGGGCAAGGCTTTGTACGGAAGAGAGGACGAGGCCGACCCCGGGGTAGAGGAAGAGGCAGACCCAGAGGTCGTCCAAAAGGATCCCGAAAATCAAATACCTGGGAAAGTGCACCAGCTCCAGTTAAACACAAGACGGGAAAAGCATTACTTAAAGACTACTACTTAATGCACAAATATCTCAACGAGGAAGACTTGGACGAACTGGTGGCAAAATCTCACATGGGTTATGAGCAGGTGAGGGAATGGTTTTCAGATCGCCTGCAGAGAGAGGACGCCGGGCTGGATCCATTCGAAATTGAGGATGAGGAGGATTTTTTGGATGATCAGGACGATGAAGAAGAAATTGACACTGATGATAGCGATACATGGGAACCACCCAGACATGTTAAACGGAAACTTTCAAAAATGGAAGACTGA